The following are from one region of the Salvia splendens isolate huo1 unplaced genomic scaffold, SspV2 ctg917, whole genome shotgun sequence genome:
- the LOC121791802 gene encoding uncharacterized protein LOC121791802: MAQRYYAPMRNRYSSERDHPVERYRDYEWDGKLFLMSYVTEFYSKWMNAYAYGGATHHEGIQKLIHTLPSPWDEWTAQASRFFIWYSPPDYTARGDLVGLIKVLLPAMTAAFDGPPRNPPPHIYPPGQARMRKYRYDEEPHVSRAPKRRRLGMRVSPPPRIDREVDRMLEMTPPLLNVEGEDEDEEPLEEGEDPNEESVGETEEEGDEDGDN, from the coding sequence atgGCCCAACGGTATTATGCTCCGATGCGTAATCGCTACTCCAGCGAAAGGGACCACCCGGTTGAGCGCTACCGAGATTACGAGTGGGACGGGAAGCTCTTCCTCATGTCCTACGTCACCGAGTTTTATAGTAAATGGATGAATGCCTATGCATATGGGGGAGCTACCCATCACGAGGGGAtccaaaagctcatccacacttTACCGTCTCCTTGGGATGAGTGGACCGCTCAGGCATCTCGGTTTTTCATATGGTATAGCCCGCCCGATTACACCGCGCGGGGGGATTTGGTTGGCCTTATAAAGGTGCTACTTCCGGCCATGACAGCTGCGTTCGACGGACCGCCACGTAATccacctccacatatctatccgCCGGGTCAAGCCCGCATGCGGAAGTATCGCTACGACGAGGAGCCACATGTTTCACGTGCTCCTAAGAGAAGGAGACTTGGAATGCGTGTCTCGCCTCCTCCAAGAATCGACAGAGAGGTAGATAGGATGCTCGAGATGACCCCTCCACTCTTAAACGTCGAAGGAGAAGACGAGGATGAGGAACCACTCGAGGAGGGGGAGGATCCAAATGAAgagagtgttggagagaccgaggAGGAGGGGGATGAGGATGGGGATAATTAG